One window from the genome of Diospyros lotus cultivar Yz01 chromosome 11, ASM1463336v1, whole genome shotgun sequence encodes:
- the LOC127812703 gene encoding uncharacterized protein LOC127812703, whose translation METRARSANSRGRQSQNEASETNNLNGQFMQFIDAIRNMTPLATPPVAPPQENLRNNATLVEQFWKLQPPTFEGGLDPLVAEDWIAAIERIFNLIDCPDPRKKEAEFLMLKQGSLTLIEYERKFDELSRFTPALVDTEQKRARRFEQGLRDDLRQAVVTFELGTYHEVLAKAQLANFRESSSSNSKLSQSGPLEKRKWEDKGKGKQDYSKKNKGGDPTSGYYQLNPVCGKCQKRHTGLCLMGTGACYSCGEMGHIAKFCPKGQVKKQQQQPYQQKPGNPPKGQARVYALTGQEEDQDRNVLAGNILISRIPAYTLFDSGSTHSFISPKFASKLNAHVEHICKNST comes from the exons ATGGAAACCCGTGCAAGAAGTGCCAATAGTAGGGGCAGGCAATCGCAAAATGAGGCTAGCGAAACCAACAACCTCAACGGGCAGTTCATGCAGTTCATTGATGCCATCCGCAACATGACGCCACTTGCCACACCACCAGTTGCACCTCCCCAAGAAAACCTAAGAAATAATGCTACCCTGGTTGAGCAGTTTTGGAAGCTTCAACCACCAACTTTTGAGGGTGGGTTGGACCCTCTGGTAGCTGAAGATTGGATAGCAGCAATTGAACGGATCTTTAATCTCATAGATTGTCCAGACCCTAGGAAG AAGGAAGCAGAGTTCCTCATGTTAAAACAAGGTAGCTTGACCTTAATTGAATACGAAAGGAAGTTTGATGAGCTATCACGTTTTACCCCAGCCTTAGTGGATACAGAACAAAAGCGGGCAAGGCGCTTTGAACAAGGGTTGAGAGATGATTTACGGCAGGCAGTCGTAACTTTTGAGTTAGGCACGTATCATGAGGTGCTAGCTAAGGCCCAACTGGCGAACTTTAGAGAAAGCTCCAGCAGCAATAGCAAGCTATCGCAGTCTGGACCACTAGAAAAACGTAAGTGGGAGGATAAAGGTAAAGGAAAGCAGGATTATTcgaagaagaataaaggaggCGATCCAACATCAGGGTATTATCAACTGAACCCAGTGTGTGGCAAATGTCAGAAGCGTCATACTGGACTGTGTCTCATGGGAACCGGCGCCTGTTACAGTTGTGGTGAAATGGGTCATATTGCCAAATTCTGTCCCAAGGGTCAGGTAAAGAAACAGCAGCAACAACCATATCAACAGAAGCCAGGAAATCCCCCTAAGGGGCAAGCTAGGGTGTATGCACTCACAGGACAGGAGGAGGATCAGGACCGCAACGTGTTGGCaggtaacatcctcatctctagAATACCTGCTTATACTTTGTTTGATTCTGGTTCAacccattcttttatatccCCTAAGTTTGCAAGTAAGCTTAATGCACATGTGGAACAT ATATGCAAGAATTCGACgtga